A single window of Salvia splendens isolate huo1 chromosome 8, SspV2, whole genome shotgun sequence DNA harbors:
- the LOC121743193 gene encoding dof zinc finger protein 4-like gives MGLSSKQVSGDQTLDWGQTFLQSAAAETSKPAPSRRQQQPQAEALKCPRCASTNTKFCYYNNYNKSQPRHFCKSCKRHWTKGGTLRNILIGAARKNKRPRLSKPAKSPPAVSTGQKNMSNILYHALIGRSSSSPLLLHETTTSNSKGIDSISSPFSGAPIIPTSEFQFSSANNAFDHHLGGNLDSMEESTITTVNDPGGAWEMDLQNYWSWNDIDALTSADLSLAWDDDIEEDKPVIKP, from the coding sequence ATGGGATTGAGCAGCAAACAGGTTTCGGGCGATCAAACGCTGGATTGGGGGCAAACCTTCCTGCAGTCAGCAGCGGCGGAGACGTCGAAACCGGCGCCAAGCCGGCGGCAGCAGCAGCCTCAAGCGGAGGCGTTGAAGTGCCCGAGGTGCGCCTCCACCAACACCAAATTCTGCTACTACAACAACTACAACAAGTCCCAGCCTCGCCATTTCTGCAAATCCTGCAAGCGCCACTGGACCAAAGGCGGCACTCTCCGCAACATCCTCATCGGCGCCGCCCGCAAAAACAAACGCCCTAGGCTTTCCAAACCCGCCAAATCCCCGCCCGCCGTCTCGACCGGGCAGAAAAACATGTCAAACATTCTCTACCACGCATTGATCGGCCGCTCCTCCtcgtcgccgctgctgctgcatGAAACGACGACGTCGAATTCGAAAGGTATCGACAGCATTTCTTCCCCTTTCAGCGGCGCTCCGATTATTCCAACCTCCGAATTTCAATTCTCGAGCGCGAATAACGCATTTGATCATCACTTGGGGGGAAATCTCGATTCGATGGAGGAGTCGACAATCACCACCGTGAATGATCCGGGAGGGGCGTGGGAGATGGATTTGCAGAATTATTGGAGCTGGAACGACATCGATGCGTTGACTTCGGCTGATCTGAGTTTGGCGTGGGATGATGACATTGAAGAAGACAAGCCAGTCATCAAACCCTAA
- the LOC121744365 gene encoding protein MOR1-like, translated as MSEDEKLLKEAKKLPWEDRLAHKNWKVRNDANIDLAAVCDAITDPKDPRLREFGPFFRKAVADSNAPVQEKALDALIAFLKAADADAGRYAKEVCDAIVAKCLTGRPKTVEKAQMAFMLWVELEAVEAFLDAMEKAIKNKVAKAVVPAIDVMFQALSEFGSKIIPPKRILKMLPELFDHQDQNVRASSKGLTLELCCWIGKDPVKSILFEKIKKSWKPSLVMSLELQNQPAKSGLSRTRSPNQNLFLRL; from the exons ATGTCGGAGGATGAGAAGTTGTTGAAGGAGGCGAAGAAGTTGCCGTGGGAGGATCGGCTGGCGCACAAGAATTGGAAAGTGCGAAATGACGCAAATATCGATTTGGCGGCCGTTTGCGACGCTATCACAGATCCCAAGGACCCGCGCCTTCGTGAATTTG GTCCGTTTTTCAGGAAAGCGGTGGCTGATTCCAATGCACCGGTGCAGGAGAAGGCTCTCGATGCCCTCATTGCGTTTTTGAAAGCTGCAGATGCTGATGCTGGAAG ATACGCGAAAGAGGTATGCGATGCAATCGTGGCAAAATGTCTAACCGGAAGGCCTAAAACAGTGGAGAAGGCACAGATGGCATTTATGCTTTGGGTAGAGTTGGAGGCTGTTGAAGCTTTCCTG GATGCCATGGAGAAAGCCATTAAAAATAAAGTTGCCAAAGCTGTTGTACCTGCAATTGATGTTATGTTTCAGGCATTAAG TGAATTTGGATCAAAGATAATACCGCCAAAGAGAATTTTGAAGATGCTTCCTGAACTTTTTGATCATCAAGATCAGAATGTTCGCGCTTCTTCTAAAGGGCTTACACTAGAACTTTGTTGTTGGATAGGAAAGGACCCCGTCAAGTCAATATTGTTTGAAAAGAT aaaaaagaGTTGGAAGCCGAGCTTGGTAATGTCACTGGAACTGCAAAACCAACCCGCAAAATCAG GTCTGAGCAGGACAAGGAGCCCGAACCAGAATCTGTTTCTGAGACTGTAG
- the LOC121746051 gene encoding uncharacterized protein LOC121746051, with the protein MSAGAFFGVALLLFYNKPSTFEKSGIETKKIPSIITSRNVNVMNAPTVSSPRGVAGSLGSLTEIRNKIGCFRDLLDFSPCAGSATLLELLVLTPPLHDIFQRYPKIKPASEFQGAGIHELC; encoded by the exons ATGTCAGCTGGTGCATTTTTTGGTGTTGCACTTCTCCTGTTCTATAACAAGCCTTCTACATTTGAG AAAAGTGGGATTGAGACTAAAAAAATTCCAAGCATTATTACATCTAGGAATGTCAATGTCATGAATGCTCCAACGGTTAGTAGTCCGCGTGGAGTGGCTGGCAGTTTGGGTTCCTTGACAGAGATTAGGAACAAAATTGGCTGCTTTAGAGACTTGCTTGATTTCTCACCTTGCGCCGGCTCTGCTACTCTGCTTGAG CTGTTAGTGTTGACCCCACCCCTTCATGATATATTCCAACGGTATCCTAAGATCAAACCGGCCTCAGAATTTCAGGGCGCGGGCATTCATGAG CTGTGTTGA
- the LOC121744878 gene encoding COP1-interacting protein 7-like, with protein sequence MDSNTILDHALFQLTPTRTRCDLVVFSGKKSEKLASGLLEPFVAHLKYAKDQIPKGGYSITLLPPRDDASWFTKATFQRFVRFVSTPEILERIVHIEREILQIDSSTQSNENPTADEEGNISADGNLKKSTNSSKLSSEEEDHGAELREHSRARLQRLMDTRKALLLKEQAMAYVRAVVAGYEMEDIDDLICFADTFGASRLREACTDFKELYNRKHSDDRWMDELAAVQASAMTDLPYLATSGIMLTGENFQGNGFSVPLERTGSSDPLSDTDKSKENGSTGEQRPNMQHVPWMNQIPPYMYNFQGPMQQMPAYQGYPYPGMPQYYPGNMGWPSPGGPNSTKNHRSSRRKEKSFNANDADNSEEDESTASGESDAGTDSNVEQEQDKKPWSRGLKQGKKNKKKSSKTVVIRNINYITSQRRNGEDNEYSEESSGEALSLDDVSIRKGVDDAIASLEKHAHPKARKSRGKHELENDADVSEGGKSADPWGAFQNLLLSNEDSKPSETMKHHARDPMDEQFMMNSSNGGGLSHKTSDAFDLESEKVKRQPSTSDDSVLVIHREGKNGGNTHTMDFANGEEIRTTMKKTVSENENALFAQQSRESGTTLGPLQDFSSESTTIRNRREEDWFIVNSQTQRQSEFVNHDSLSYASDMVKKEAARGASVVDDSFIIESRSRVDDQYVSNWRTDIIMDGEMDITPQIENGNPAISSSAEPDDLCMMLVRESQESGASWTPDMDYEVEISYNEADKKSSPPKLNGEAAEEVVANGKQANGKKNAGPTAKIPGRSRVLGGSPAGKPDPYSKTKISSASRLLTQKSKLQREEEERKRLEDALIQRQKRIAERSAISGSSPAASKKLPVGSKSAPPKLDRIRSSSAARAPKS encoded by the exons ATGGATTCCAACACCATCCTCGATCATGCTCTCTTCCAACTAACCCCAACAAGAACAAG ATGCGatcttgttgtgttttctgGGAAGAAGAGCGAGAAATTGGCATCTGGGCTTTTGGAACCCTTCGTTGCTCACTTGAAATATGCTAAAGATCAGATTCCAAAAGGGGGTTATTCGATAACTCTTCTCCCCCCACGCGATGATGCCTCGTGGTTCACTAAGGCCACATTTCAAAG ATTTGTACGTTTTGTGAGCACGCCTGAGATTCTTGAGAGAATTGTACATATAGAGCGAGAAATTTTGCAGATTGATAGTTCAACTCAATCTAATGAAAATCCTACGGCGGACGAGGAAG GGAACATATCAGCTGATGGAAACCTGAAGAAATCAACTAATTCTTCCAAG TTATCCTCCGAAGAAGAAGATCATGGGGCTGAACTGAGAGAACATTCTAG GGCTCGTCTTCAACGTCTTATGGATACTCGAAAAGCATTACTTCTGAAAGAGCAAGCCATGGCTTATGTCCGTGCAGTTGTAGCTGGATATGAAATGGAGGACATTGATGATCTTATATGCTTTGCTGATACATTTGGAGCCTCACGGCTAAG GGAGGCATGCACCGATTTCAAGGAGCTATACAATAGGAAACATTCAGATGATCGATGGATGGATGAATTAGCAGCAGTGCAAGCATCAGCTATGACTGACCTCCCATATCTGGCAACATCTGGAATTATGCTCACAGGTGAAAATTTCCAGGGCAATGGATTCTCTGTGCCACTCGAGAGAACTGGCTCCTCCGACCCTCTATCTGACACAGATAAGAGCAAAG AAAATGGTTCTACTGGTGAACAGAGACCGAATATGCAGCATGTGCCATGGATGAATCAGATTCCTCCATATATGTACAACTTTCAAGGTCCGATGCAGCAAATGCCAGCGTACCAAGGTTATCCTTACCCAGGCATGCCACAATATTATCCAGGGAATATGGGATGGCCATCTCCAGGTGGCCCTAATTCAACGAAGAATCATCGATCATCTCGGAGGAAGGAGAAATCTTTTAATGCAAATGATGCAGATAATTCTGAGGAAGACGAAAGTACTGCTTCTGGTGAGTCAGATGCTGGGACTGACTCAAATGTGGAACAAGAGCAAGATAAGAAGCCTTGGTCAAGGGGGCTGAAGCAGgggaagaagaacaagaagaaatCTTCCAAAACGGTTGTTATCCGTAACATAAACTACATAACTTCCCAGAGGCGCAATGGAGAAGATAATGAGTACTCTGAAGAGTCTTCAGGAGAAGCACTGTCGCTTGATGATGTCTCCATCAGAAAAGGGGTTGATGATGCAATTGCATCGCTAGAGAAACATGCCCACCCTAAAGCACGTAAAAGCAGAGGAAAACATGAACTTGAGAACGATGCTGATGTTTCTGAAGGAGGGAAGTCTGCTGATCCTTGGGGTGCTTTTCAGAATCTTCTCCTTAGTAATGAAGACTCGAAGCCCAGTGAAACAATGAAGCATCACGCTAGAGATCCCATGGATGAACAATTTATGATGAACAGTTCCAATGGTGGTGGGCTTTCACACAAAACTAGCGATGCATTTGACTTGGAATCTGAGAAAGTAAAGAGACAGCCTTCAACTAGCGATGATTCAGTTCTTGTGATTCACAGAGAGGGAAAGAATGGTGGCAACACTCACACTATGGATTTTGCAAATGGTGAAGAAATTCGAACGACTATGAAGAAAACTGTTTCTGAAAATGAGAATGCATTGTTTGCACAACAATCCAGAGAATCAGGAACCACACTGGGACCTTTACAAGATTTCTCCTCAGAATCAACCACTATTAGGAACAGAAGAGAGGAAGACTGGTTCATTGTCAACTCACAAACACAAAGGCAATCGGAATTTGTCAATCATGACTCCCTCTCCTACGCAAGCGACATGGTCAAGAAAGAAGCAGCAAGAGGAGCTTCTGTGGTTGATGACTCCTTCATCATAGAGTCAAGATCAAGAGTTGACGATCAGTATGTCTCTAACTGGAGAACAGACATCATCATGGATGGTGAGATGGACATCACCCCCCAGATAGAAAACGGAAATCCAGCCATTTCTAGCTCTGCTGAACCTGATGATCTCTGTATGATGCTTGTAAGGGAGTCACAAGAATCTGGTGCATCCTGGACACCAGACATGGATTATGAAGTCGAAATATCTTACAACGAAGCTGATAAAAAATCTTCCCCCCCCAAGCTGAATGGTGAAGCTGCAGAGGAAGTTGTTGCCAATGGTAAACAAGCCAATGGCAAGAAAAATGCAGGTCCGACAGCTAAGATTCCCGGGAGATCTCGTGTTTTGGGAGGATCTCCCGCTGGAAAACCAGATCCTTATTCCAAAACTAAGATATCTTCAGCCAGTAGGCTACTGACTCAAAAGAGCAAGCTGCAGAGG GAAGAAGAGGAGCGCAAGAGACTGGAAGATGCGCTGATCCAACGCCAGAAGAGAATCGCTGAAAGGTCAGCTATCAGTGGTTCGTCTCCTGCAGCATCCAAGAAACTTCCTGTTGGAAGCAAATCAGCTCCTCCTAAGCTCGACAGGATCAGATCATCGTCTGCAGCCCGTGCTCCAAAAAGTTAA